A stretch of the Vanacampus margaritifer isolate UIUO_Vmar chromosome 6, RoL_Vmar_1.0, whole genome shotgun sequence genome encodes the following:
- the LOC144053893 gene encoding sodium/potassium/calcium exchanger 1-like isoform X2, producing MYCLRRKRLRLSRVLFLLAGVFFCIAYQLTISAGRYEALPSPQIRDAFTEGSAGWVEDVTAESRQKPRNQTAQATPSNSTLDDSATTRTPPPATTNRTVHCIYVPPKPKEEVPTPSSPSEAPHMKGEYPEDIFSVEERRRGWVVLHISGMMYMFVSLAIVCDEFFVPALGVIIDKFEISDDVAGATFMAAGGSAPELFTSLIGVFIAHSNVGIGTIVGSAVFNILFVIGMCALFSREVLHLTWWPLFRDVSFYIVDLILLIIFFLDNVIMWWESLMLVASYTLYVTFMKFNGQIEHVFKAQLYKHKSIVQIITDEELEVTKANGDAEDNTPPPPDDRNRLKLRPSLQRGGSSASLHNSTMRNTIFQLMIHTLDPLGEGKFKDKAESLNNVVRRKAEGEIAAKSEEDGDSGQEQTKDDQTAPAGENEEEEPPEDEKEDQAAGGDGSDESSSGEEDSDEDDSDEDDSEDEEKEEEPLSLEWPDTPRKQVTYLLLLPIIFPLWLTVPDVRKQNSRKFFVATFLGSIMWIAIFSYLMVWWAHQVGETIGISEEIMGLTILAAGTSIPDLITSVIVARKGLGDMAVSSSVGSNIFDITVGLPLPWLIYSFIHGLVPVAVSSNGLFCAIVLLFLMLLFVIISIASCKWKMNKALGFTMFLLYFIFLVLSVMLEDRIIVCPVSI from the exons ATGTATTGCCTGAGAAGGAAGCGACTTCGCTTGAGTCGAGTCTTATTCCTCCTGGCTGGGGTCTTCTTCTGCATCGCGTACCAGCTAACCATTAGCGCCGGACGCTACGAGGCGTTGCCGTCTCCTCAGATCAGAGACGCTTTTACCGAGGGTTCGGCCGGATGGGTGGAGGATGTCACGGCCGAGAGCCGGCAGAAGCCAAGGAACCAAACGGCACAGGCGACCCCGTCCAACTCCACCTTAGATGATAGCGCTACCACAAGAACTCCTCCGCCGGCGACCACCAACCGGACTGTACATTGCATATATGTCCCGCCTAAACCCAAGGAGGAGGTCCCCACTCCATCTTCTCCATCTGAAGCTCCTCACATGAAGGGAGAGTACCCCGAAGATATATTTTCAGTGGAGGAGCGTAGACGAGGCTGGGTGGTCTTGCACATCTCCGGCATGATGTACATGTTTGTGTCACTTGCCATCGTGTGTGACGAATTCTTCGTCCCCGCACTGGGGGTCATCATAGACAAATTCGAAATATCCGACGACGTGGCGGGAGCTACTTTCATGGCTGCCGGAGGATCTGCCCCAGAACTTTTCACCTCCTTGATCGGGGTCTTCATAGCCCATAGCAACGTTGGAATCGGGACTATCGTGGGTTCGGCGGTTTTCAACATCCTCTTCGTGATCGGGATGTGCGCTTTGTTCTCCAGGGAGGTTCTTCATCTCACCTGGTGGCCTCTCTTCAGAGATGTTTCCTTCTACATCGTGGACCTCATCTTGctcatcatcttcttcttgGACAATGTCATCATGTGGTGGGAGAGTCTGATGCTGGTGGCCAGCTACACCTTGTATGTCACCTTTATGAAGTTTAACGGCCAAATAGAACATGTGTTCAAGGCGCAGCTTTACAAACACAAGAGCATCGTCCAGATCATTACTGATGAGGAGCTAGAAGTG ACGAAGGCCAATGGGGACGCTGAAGATAACACGCCTCCTCCTCCGGATGACCGGAATCggttaaag TTGAGGCCATCCCTTCAACGCGGTGGAAGCTCAGCGTCTTTGCACAACAGCACCATGAGGAACACCATTTTCCAACTCATGATACACACGTTAGACCCCCTGGGAGAAG GCAAATTCAAGGACAAAGCCGAGAGTCTGAATAATGTAGTGAGAAGAAAGGCTGAAGGTGAAATTGCAGCGAAGAGCGAAGAAG ATGGAGACAGCGGACAGGAGCAGACCAAAGACGACCAAACTGCTCCTGCAGGCgaaaatgaggaggaggagccacCCGAAGATGAGAAG GAGGATCAGGCCGCCGGGGGGGACGGGTCAGACGAGTCAAGCAGCGGTGAGGAGGATAGTGATGAAGATGACAGTGATGAAGATGACAGCGAAgatgaggagaaggaggaggagcctctGTCTTTAGAGTGGCCCGACACGCCACGGAAGCAAGTCACTTACCTCTTGCTGCTGCCGATCATCTTCCCTCTCTGGCTCACCGTCCCCGACGTCCGCAAACAG AATTCCAGGAAATTTTTCGTGGCCACCTTCCTGGGTTCCATTATGTGGATCGCCATCTTCTCTTACCTCATGGTGTGGTGGGCGCATCAG GTGGGCGAGACGATCGGAATCTCTGAAGAGATTATGGGCCTGACAATCCTGGCTGCCGGGACGTCCATCCCTGACCTCATCACCAGCGTCATCGTGGCCCGTAAAGGACTTGGCGACATGGCCGTGTCCAGCTCGGTGGGCAGCAATATCTTTGACATCACTGTGGG TCTGCCGCTGCCGTGGCTGATATACTCGTTCATCCACGGCTTGGTTCCCGTGGCCGTCAGCAGCAACGGGCTCTTCTGCGCCATCGTGCTGCTCTTCCTCATGCTCCTCTTCGTCATCATCTCCATCGCGTCGTGCAAGTGGAAGATGAACAAGGCTCTGGGCTTCACCATGTTCCTGCTCTATTTCATCTTCCTGGTGCTCAGCGTCATGCTGGAGGACCGCATCATCGTCTGTCCCGTCTCCATCTGA
- the LOC144053893 gene encoding sodium/potassium/calcium exchanger 1-like isoform X1 has translation MYCLRRKRLRLSRVLFLLAGVFFCIAYQLTISAGRYEALPSPQIRDAFTEGSAGWVEDVTAESRQKPRNQTAQATPSNSTLDDSATTRTPPPATTNRTVHCIYVPPKPKEEVPTPSSPSEAPHMKGEYPEDIFSVEERRRGWVVLHISGMMYMFVSLAIVCDEFFVPALGVIIDKFEISDDVAGATFMAAGGSAPELFTSLIGVFIAHSNVGIGTIVGSAVFNILFVIGMCALFSREVLHLTWWPLFRDVSFYIVDLILLIIFFLDNVIMWWESLMLVASYTLYVTFMKFNGQIEHVFKAQLYKHKSIVQIITDEELEVTKANGDAEDNTPPPPDDRNRLKLRPSLQRGGSSASLHNSTMRNTIFQLMIHTLDPLGEGKFKDKAESLNNVVRRKAEGEIAAKSEEDGDSGQEQTKDDQTAPAGENEEEEPPEDEKVLSVKHVKKARSQSLIPFYEDQAAGGDGSDESSSGEEDSDEDDSDEDDSEDEEKEEEPLSLEWPDTPRKQVTYLLLLPIIFPLWLTVPDVRKQNSRKFFVATFLGSIMWIAIFSYLMVWWAHQVGETIGISEEIMGLTILAAGTSIPDLITSVIVARKGLGDMAVSSSVGSNIFDITVGLPLPWLIYSFIHGLVPVAVSSNGLFCAIVLLFLMLLFVIISIASCKWKMNKALGFTMFLLYFIFLVLSVMLEDRIIVCPVSI, from the exons ATGTATTGCCTGAGAAGGAAGCGACTTCGCTTGAGTCGAGTCTTATTCCTCCTGGCTGGGGTCTTCTTCTGCATCGCGTACCAGCTAACCATTAGCGCCGGACGCTACGAGGCGTTGCCGTCTCCTCAGATCAGAGACGCTTTTACCGAGGGTTCGGCCGGATGGGTGGAGGATGTCACGGCCGAGAGCCGGCAGAAGCCAAGGAACCAAACGGCACAGGCGACCCCGTCCAACTCCACCTTAGATGATAGCGCTACCACAAGAACTCCTCCGCCGGCGACCACCAACCGGACTGTACATTGCATATATGTCCCGCCTAAACCCAAGGAGGAGGTCCCCACTCCATCTTCTCCATCTGAAGCTCCTCACATGAAGGGAGAGTACCCCGAAGATATATTTTCAGTGGAGGAGCGTAGACGAGGCTGGGTGGTCTTGCACATCTCCGGCATGATGTACATGTTTGTGTCACTTGCCATCGTGTGTGACGAATTCTTCGTCCCCGCACTGGGGGTCATCATAGACAAATTCGAAATATCCGACGACGTGGCGGGAGCTACTTTCATGGCTGCCGGAGGATCTGCCCCAGAACTTTTCACCTCCTTGATCGGGGTCTTCATAGCCCATAGCAACGTTGGAATCGGGACTATCGTGGGTTCGGCGGTTTTCAACATCCTCTTCGTGATCGGGATGTGCGCTTTGTTCTCCAGGGAGGTTCTTCATCTCACCTGGTGGCCTCTCTTCAGAGATGTTTCCTTCTACATCGTGGACCTCATCTTGctcatcatcttcttcttgGACAATGTCATCATGTGGTGGGAGAGTCTGATGCTGGTGGCCAGCTACACCTTGTATGTCACCTTTATGAAGTTTAACGGCCAAATAGAACATGTGTTCAAGGCGCAGCTTTACAAACACAAGAGCATCGTCCAGATCATTACTGATGAGGAGCTAGAAGTG ACGAAGGCCAATGGGGACGCTGAAGATAACACGCCTCCTCCTCCGGATGACCGGAATCggttaaag TTGAGGCCATCCCTTCAACGCGGTGGAAGCTCAGCGTCTTTGCACAACAGCACCATGAGGAACACCATTTTCCAACTCATGATACACACGTTAGACCCCCTGGGAGAAG GCAAATTCAAGGACAAAGCCGAGAGTCTGAATAATGTAGTGAGAAGAAAGGCTGAAGGTGAAATTGCAGCGAAGAGCGAAGAAG ATGGAGACAGCGGACAGGAGCAGACCAAAGACGACCAAACTGCTCCTGCAGGCgaaaatgaggaggaggagccacCCGAAGATGAGAAGGTACTCTCCGTCAAGCATGTCAAAAAGGCCAGAAGTCAATCTTTGATCCCTTTCTAT GAGGATCAGGCCGCCGGGGGGGACGGGTCAGACGAGTCAAGCAGCGGTGAGGAGGATAGTGATGAAGATGACAGTGATGAAGATGACAGCGAAgatgaggagaaggaggaggagcctctGTCTTTAGAGTGGCCCGACACGCCACGGAAGCAAGTCACTTACCTCTTGCTGCTGCCGATCATCTTCCCTCTCTGGCTCACCGTCCCCGACGTCCGCAAACAG AATTCCAGGAAATTTTTCGTGGCCACCTTCCTGGGTTCCATTATGTGGATCGCCATCTTCTCTTACCTCATGGTGTGGTGGGCGCATCAG GTGGGCGAGACGATCGGAATCTCTGAAGAGATTATGGGCCTGACAATCCTGGCTGCCGGGACGTCCATCCCTGACCTCATCACCAGCGTCATCGTGGCCCGTAAAGGACTTGGCGACATGGCCGTGTCCAGCTCGGTGGGCAGCAATATCTTTGACATCACTGTGGG TCTGCCGCTGCCGTGGCTGATATACTCGTTCATCCACGGCTTGGTTCCCGTGGCCGTCAGCAGCAACGGGCTCTTCTGCGCCATCGTGCTGCTCTTCCTCATGCTCCTCTTCGTCATCATCTCCATCGCGTCGTGCAAGTGGAAGATGAACAAGGCTCTGGGCTTCACCATGTTCCTGCTCTATTTCATCTTCCTGGTGCTCAGCGTCATGCTGGAGGACCGCATCATCGTCTGTCCCGTCTCCATCTGA
- the ints14 gene encoding integrator complex subunit 14 translates to MPTVVLMDASLSMTRPVSQDSSEEFQRKNLAVHGLNMLFEHMASNYRLEFTALMAFSSLWELLVPFTRDYNALQDALSNLEDYDKTCVESALNGVSNVVQQEWGSACPCQVVLVTDGALGIGKGSLRHSLQSLRHRGDDKKFPLPFPFPTKMFIMCVANTEELQITGALDKWEELLCLSGGDGQVFTVEGPLCMQGVQAMFGRLIDRAYCPFHAVLHCGNLSANVQVFPRPEPVVVDEEVEPLARTVNPDLEIVGFIEIADISSPPVISRHLVLPIAVNKDVDDVGTGGADEPEEEVSASQMAGKSPNFCVLLHGSLKVEGMVALVQLGPEWFGMLYSQADSKKKSNLMMSLFEPGTEPLPWLGKISHLGPISETVENPYGEDDSKSPFPLQPPVKRSYAQNVTVWIKASGLQTDVQKILRNARKLPDKTQTFYKELNRLRKAALAFGFWDLLKGVAELLERECTLLPDSAHPDAAFQLSHAAQQLKLASTGDSQYAAFEHNIVPMHTDFSS, encoded by the exons ATGCCTACTGTGGTATTAATGGACGCGTCCCTGTCCATGACGAGGCCGGTGTCGCAGGACAGCAGCGAAGAGTTCCAGAGGAAGAACTTGGCCGTCCACGGGCTCAATATGTTATTCGAGCACATGGCCTCCAACTATCGCTTGGAGTTCACCGCACTCATGGCCTTCTCGTCCCTCTGGGAACTGTTAGTGCCGTTCACCAGGGATTATAACGCTTTACAG GACGCCCTCAGTAACTTAGAAGACTATGACAAGACGTGCGTGGAATCAGCTCTGAATGGAGTCAGCAACGTTGTGCAACAAGAGTGGGGAAGTGCTTGTCCCTGTCAG GTGGTGCTGGTGACCGACGGAGCTCTCGGTATTGGAAAAGGATCCCTTCGCCACTCCTTGCAGTCGCTGAGGCACCGTGGGGACGACAAGAAGTTCCCTCTGCCCTTTCCCTTCCCGACCAAAATGTTCATCATGTGTGTTGCCAATACAGAGGAG TTACAGATAACAGGCGCATTGGACAAATGGGAGGAGCTTCTTTGTCTCAGTGGAGGTGACGGACAGGTGTTCACGGTGGAGGGCCCGCTATGCATGCAGGGTGTGCAGGCCATGTTTGG GAGATTAATTGACAGGGCCTACTGTCCCTTCCATGCTGTCCTCCACTGTGGGAACCTGTCCGCAAATGTTCAGGTTTTCCCTCGACCTGAGCCTGTCGTGGTGGATGAGGAGGTGGAACCTTTAGCTCGAACAGTCAACCCAG ATCTGGAAATTGTGGGCTTTATTGAAATTGCGGACATCTCCAGCCCGCCTGTCATATCCAGACACTTGGTCCTGCCTATTGCTGTCAACAAAG ATGTTGACGACGTTGGCACAGGCGGCGCAGATGAACCGGAGGAGGAAGTGTCTGCAAGTCAAATGGCAGGGAAAAGTCCCAATTTCTGCGTGCTCTTACATGGCAGCCTCAAAGTGGAGGGCATGGTGGCGCTCGTCCAGTTGGG ACCCGAGTGGTTCGGCATGCTGTATTCGCAAGCAGACagcaagaagaaatcaaatctgATGATGTCACTGTTTGAACCCGGTACTGAACCTCTGCCTTGGCTGGGGAAGATCTCCCATTTGGGACCAATCTCag AGACGGTGGAAAATCCCTACGGAGAGGATGACAGTAAAAGTCCTTTCCCCTTGCAGCCGCCCGTCAAACGAAGCTACGCACAGAATGTCACCGTGTGGATTAAAGCCAGCGGACTTCAG ACTGATGTGCAAAAGATTCTGAGGAATGCAAGAAAACTGCCTGATAAAACACAGACCTTCTACAAG GAGCTGAACCGCCTTCGGAAGGCCGCCCTGGCTTTCGGATTCTGGGACCTCCTCAAGGGAGTGGCCGAGCTGCTGGAGCGGGAGTGCACGCTGCTGCCCGACTCGGCCCACCCCGACGCCGCTTTCCAGCTCTCCCACGCAGCCCAGCAGCTCAAGCTGGCCAGCACCGGGGACTCCCAATACGCTGCTTTTGAGCACAACATTGTCCCCATGCACACCGACTTCTCAAGCTGA